A genomic segment from Agelaius phoeniceus isolate bAgePho1 chromosome 2, bAgePho1.hap1, whole genome shotgun sequence encodes:
- the LOC129117680 gene encoding transmembrane protein 126A-like, producing MTGREFLELDSPQQRLILERFKRMEIIQKMFNELPKTDQNLCNHGKYFLAANSSLCGLAANNFFRSILHVRKASLASAIPMAVIPFLSTAAIYEAFVYDPLFSGQLNCEVCAVIRGGLVGAVVGGFYPIFLAIPLNGSLAARYMSTPLPGKENLLRYWLTTSQPVFRKMSLGILVQALTGLYLATKQHGIYIKMLLQMNSSRDPEELPE from the exons ATGACAGGAAGAGAGTTTCTTGAACTAGATTCTCCCCAGCAAAGACTAATTTTGGAAAGATTTAAGCGGATGGAAATCATACAAAAGATGTTCAATGAGCTTCCTAAAACAGATCA GAACCTTTGTAATCATGGAAAATACTTCCTAGCAGCAAATTCAAGCTTATGTGGCTTAGcagcaaataatttcttcagGAGCATCCTACATGTCAGAAAGGCTTCCCTGGCGTCTGCTATTCCAATGGCTGTTATTCCATTTCTTTCAACAGCAGCAATTTATGAAGCTTTTGTGTATGACCCTTTATTTTCAG GTCAGCTGAACTGTGAGGTCTGTGCTGTGATCAGAGGAGGATTAGTAGGTGCTGTTGTGGGTGGCTTCTATCCCATTTTCCTGGCTATCCCCTTGAATGGAAGCCTTGCAGCCAG GTATATGTCAACTCCCTTGCCAGGGAAAGAAAACCTGTTACGCTACTGGCTCACAActtctcagcctgtctttaGAAAGATGAGTCTGGGCATACTGGTACAGGCTCTCACTGGATTATATCTTGCCACTAAACAGCACGGAATATATAtcaaaatgctgctgcagatgAACAGTAGCAGGGATCCTGAAGAGCTACCTGAGTGA
- the CREBZF gene encoding CREB/ATF bZIP transcription factor isoform X2: MRHSLTQLLAASAGGASPSGAVWPLAGAGQAPRGRDGGGEGDQGPARPKPQPPPRREPPGASEPRRQEKEAEAPGGPLEVWEQEDWFPGLELGDLLEAARPDWDLDAELSDCFCGDPEPLPAPGQGPRPPAPGRRSGGAGSRLKAAAAARLNRLKKKQYVLGLESRLQGLAAENRQLRDRNRGLSRRLRELERESSYLRAVLANQSALGQLLSRLAGTRAGGLQLSTSLFRDTGSPRRQQQHLQPAGESSDHDYALPSSRPRGLEEAAAVTETEEEWAAPGGICLHVDRDQVSVEFCSICARRAAASFKM, from the coding sequence ATGCGCCACAGCCTCACGCAGCTGCTGGCGGCCTCGGCCGGCGGGGCCAGCCCCTCGGGCGCCGTCTGGCCGCTGGCCGGAGCGGGGCAGGCCCCGAGAGGGCGGGATGGCGGCGGGGAAGGGGACCAGGGCCCCGCGCGGCCCAAAccgcagccgccgccgcggcGGGAGCCCCCGGGCGCCTCGGAGCCGCGGCGGCAGGAGAAGGAGGCCGAGGCGCCCGGCGGCCCGCTGGAGGTGTGGGAGCAAGAGGACTGGTTcccggggctggagctgggagaccTGCTGGAGGCGGCCCggccggactgggacctggacGCGGAGCTGAGCGACTGCTTCTGTGGGGACCCGGAGCCGCTGCCCGCGCCGGGCCAGGGCCCGCGGCCGCCGGCGCCCGGGCGgaggagcggcggggccgggagccggctgaaggcggcggcggcggcgcggttGAACCGGCTGAAGAAGAAGCagtatgtgctggggctggagagccgtctgcagggcctggctgccGAGAACCGGCAGCTGCGGGACCGCAACCGCGGCCTGAGCCGCCGCCTGCGAGAGCTGGAGCGGGAGAGCAGCTACCTGCGGGCTGTGCTGGCGAACCAGAGcgcgctggggcagctcctgagccgCCTGGCCGGGACCCGCGCCGGcgggctgcagctcagcaccagcctcTTCAGGGACACGGGCAGCCCCCgccgccagcagcagcacctccagcccgCCGGTGAGAGCAGCGACCACGACTacgccctgcccagctcccggCCTCGCGGGctggaggaggcggcggcggtgACTGAGACGGAGGAGGAGTGGGCGGCCCCCGGCGGGATTTGCCTGCACGTGGACCGGGATCAGGTGTCGGTGGAGTTCTGCTCCATCTGTGCTCGGCGGGCAGCGGCCTCCTTCAAAATGTAG
- the CREBZF gene encoding CREB/ATF bZIP transcription factor isoform X1, translating into MRHSLTQLLAASAGGASPSGAVWPLAGAGQAPRGRDGGGEGDQGPARPKPQPPPRREPPGASEPRRQEKEAEAPGGPLEVWEQEDWFPGLELGDLLEAARPDWDLDAELSDCFCGDPEPLPAPGQGPRPPAPGRRSGGAGSRLKAAAAARLNRLKKKQYVLGLESRLQGLAAENRQLRDRNRGLSRRLRELERESSYLRAVLANQSALGQLLSRLAGTRAGGLQLSTSLFRDTGSPRRQQQHLQPAGESSDHDYALPSSRPRGLEEAAAVTETEEEWAAPGGICLHVDRDQVSVEFCSICARRAAASFKIFSFRWLPCQAPLCRG; encoded by the exons ATGCGCCACAGCCTCACGCAGCTGCTGGCGGCCTCGGCCGGCGGGGCCAGCCCCTCGGGCGCCGTCTGGCCGCTGGCCGGAGCGGGGCAGGCCCCGAGAGGGCGGGATGGCGGCGGGGAAGGGGACCAGGGCCCCGCGCGGCCCAAAccgcagccgccgccgcggcGGGAGCCCCCGGGCGCCTCGGAGCCGCGGCGGCAGGAGAAGGAGGCCGAGGCGCCCGGCGGCCCGCTGGAGGTGTGGGAGCAAGAGGACTGGTTcccggggctggagctgggagaccTGCTGGAGGCGGCCCggccggactgggacctggacGCGGAGCTGAGCGACTGCTTCTGTGGGGACCCGGAGCCGCTGCCCGCGCCGGGCCAGGGCCCGCGGCCGCCGGCGCCCGGGCGgaggagcggcggggccgggagccggctgaaggcggcggcggcggcgcggttGAACCGGCTGAAGAAGAAGCagtatgtgctggggctggagagccgtctgcagggcctggctgccGAGAACCGGCAGCTGCGGGACCGCAACCGCGGCCTGAGCCGCCGCCTGCGAGAGCTGGAGCGGGAGAGCAGCTACCTGCGGGCTGTGCTGGCGAACCAGAGcgcgctggggcagctcctgagccgCCTGGCCGGGACCCGCGCCGGcgggctgcagctcagcaccagcctcTTCAGGGACACGGGCAGCCCCCgccgccagcagcagcacctccagcccgCCGGTGAGAGCAGCGACCACGACTacgccctgcccagctcccggCCTCGCGGGctggaggaggcggcggcggtgACTGAGACGGAGGAGGAGTGGGCGGCCCCCGGCGGGATTTGCCTGCACGTGGACCGGGATCAGGTGTCGGTGGAGTTCTGCTCCATCTGTGCTCGGCGGGCAGCGGCCTCCTTCAAAAT TTTCTCTTTTAGGTGGTTGCCCTGCCAGGCTCCGTTGTGTAGGGGTTAA